One Silurus meridionalis isolate SWU-2019-XX chromosome 10, ASM1480568v1, whole genome shotgun sequence genomic window carries:
- the LOC124392412 gene encoding protocadherin alpha-7-like isoform X10 translates to MDKCTQWRIWDYCLIALRISLLLSFGKQVCAQIRYSVAEELKEGTVVGNIAKDLDLDINSLVDRHFRIVSGPKDSLFQVNQNNGVLHVHKKIDREKVCDSNNPCVFNLKIAVDSPLEIHYVVVDIMDINDNAPRFPDKQQKLEIAESTMLGARFQLQNARDPDIGLHSIRSYKLSKNEHFDLEIKDRDDEKIPFLVLQKALDRERKSKHELTLTALDGGNPQMSGTLNIIVTVLDNNDNRPVFSQDVYTVHLQENVQIGTVVLKVNATDLDEGLNGEIRYSLGSNLNRKLYDVFDLDTVSGEIRVKGEIDFEMSDVHRLDVLASDKGTPPMTVNCRVTVKILDVNDNAPEIEITSLFNVVPEDSKPGTVISLISLLDKDSGVNGNVVCSLSLNIPFELKPSVQENMYSLITNSYLDREEISNYNVILTATDLGQPPLTAQKCLNIQISDINDNRPEFKLNPIELYLMENNPPGAAVFSVTASDKDLDENAVISYSILKEDIAKNNINTFLTINSETGVIHALKTFDHEVVKTFQFHVLATDSGTPSLSSNVTVNVFILDQNDNAPVILYPVSANGSAEGVEEVPLNVNPGHLVTKVRAYDADIGYNGWLLFSLQEVSDHSLFVLDRYTGHIRTLRPFTETDETEHKLVILVKDNGNVSLSATATVIIKLVEPIEAFATSDVKNAINPDESNSMTFYLIITLGSVSFLFIISIIIIFVMQCSKSADYPRNYLQDTNYDGTLCHSIQYRSGDKRYMLVGPRTSISSTIVPGSNGNTLAVSDGRRKTSCENKLPHLP, encoded by the exons ATGGATAAATGCACACAATGGCGTATATGGGATTACTGCTTGATTGCACTGCGTATTTCTTTGCTGCTGAGCTTCGGAAAGCAGGTTTGTGCTCAGATAAGATACTCTGTTGCAGAGGAGTTAAAAGAGGGGACAGTTGTGGGAAACATTGCGAAGGATTTGGATCTGGATATAAATTCCTTGGTAGACAGACATTTCCGTATTGTTTCTGGACCTAAGGACAGTCTTTTCCAAGTAAACCAGAACAATGGCGTCTtgcatgtacataaaaaaatcgaTAGAGAGAAAGTATGTGACAGCAACAACCCCTGTGTATTTAACCTAAAAATTGCCGTAGACAGCCCACTGGAGATTCATTATGTGGTAGTAGACATCATGGATATAAATGACAATGCACCTAGATTTCCagataaacaacaaaaattagAGATCGCCGAAAGCACAATGCTGGGTGCGCGATTTCAACTACAAAATGCTCGCGATCCGGACATTGGCTTGCATTCCATACGTTCGTACAAATTAAGCAAAAACGAACATTTCGATTTGGAAATAAAAGATAGGGATGACGAAAAGATTCCCTTCCTGGTTTTACAGAAAGCCTTAGATAGAGAGCGTAAATCTAAACATGAACTGACACTGACCGCTTTGGATGGTGGCAATCCACAAATGTCTGGgacattaaatataattgtCACTGTTCTAGATAACAACGATAATCGTCCGGTGTTTAGTCAAGATGTTTACACCGTACATTTGCAGGAAAATGTCCAGATAGGGACTGTAGTGTTAAAAGTGAATGCCACAGATTTAGACGAGGGCTTGAATGGAGAGATCAGATATTCTCTCGGTAGTAACTTAAACCGTAAACTTTATGATGTATTTGATTTGGATACAGTTTCAGGTGAAATTCGAGTAAAAGGCGAAATAGATTTTGAAATGAGTGACGTGCACAGATTAGATGTTTTAGCTTCCGATAAAGGAACCCCTCCAATGACTGTCAATTGTAGAGTCACTGTAAAAATTTTGGATGTAAATGATAACGCTCCTGAAATAGAAATTACATCACTTTTTAATGTTGTGCCAGAAGATTCCAAACCAGGAACTGTTATTTCTTTAATCAGTCTTTTAGACAAAGACTCTGGTGTAAACGGGAACGTTGTATGTTCTTTGTCATTAAACATACCTTTCGAACTAAAACCGTCTGTTCAGGAAAATATGTACTCTTTAATCACAAACTCGTATTTAGACAGAGAGGAAATATCCAATTACAACGTTATTTTAACAGCCACAGACTTGGGTCAGCCTCCTCTCACTGCACAAAAGTGTTTGAATATTCAAATATCTGATATAAATGATAATCGCCCAGAGTTTAaactaaatcctattgaattATATCTAATGGAAAACAACCCTCCAGGTGCAGctgtattttctgtaacagcatcgGACAAAGACCTGGATGAAAATGCAGTCATCTCGTACAGCATTCTTAAAGAAGATATTGCAAAGAACaacattaatacatttctaaCCATCAATTCGGAAACTGGGGTTATTCATGCGTTAAAAACGTTTGATCATGAAGTAGTTAAAACATTTCAGTTCCACGTGCTCGCTACAGATTCCGGAACTCCGTCACTAAGCAGCAACGTCACAGTGAACGTGTTCATTCTGGATCAGAACGACAATGCTCCAGTGATCTTATATCCGGTCAGTGCTAACGGTTCCGCTGAAGGTGTGGAGGAGGTTCCCCTCAATGTCAATCCTGGACATTTGGTGACGAAAGTGAGAGCCTATGACGCGGATATTGGATACAACGGCTGGTTATTATTTTCACTGCAGGAAGTGAGTGATCACAGTCTTTTTGTTTTGGACCGCTATACAGGACATATAAGGACTCTTCGCCCATTCACAGAAACCGATGAGACTGAACATAAACTGGTCATACTGGTCAAAGACAATGGGAACGTTTCTCTTTCAGCAACAGCGACTGTAATCATTAAACTTGTCGAGCCTATAGAAGCTTTTGCTACGTCTGATGTTAAAAACGCGATAAACCCAGACGAATCGAAtagcatgacattttatttgattattaccTTGGGATCTGTTTCGTTTCTTTTTATCATCagtattatcattatatttgtAATGCAGTGCTCCAAGTCTGCAGACTATCCCCGCAACTATTTACAAGATACAAATTATGATGGGACATTGTGTCACAGCATCCAGTACAGATCCGGAGATAAACGCTACATGTTAGTTGGACCCAGAACAAGTATCAGTTCTACTATAGTTCCAGGAAGTAATGGAAATACCTTAGCTGTATCAGATGGCAGAAGGAAAACGTCTTGTGAG AACAAATTACCGCACCTGCCGTGA